Part of the Paenibacillus aurantius genome, TTTATATTTCATAGTCATCTCCTCGTTCAGCGATCCGACGGCGGTCAATACAGGGGGGGTCAGCTTAATCCCCAAAGGCTTCACCATGGAAGGCTACCGCATCATTCTTAATAACAACGATGTCTGGAGAGGCTATCGCAATTCGCTTCTGTACACGGTGCTGAACGTCGTGATCAGCCTAGCCCTCATGATACCAGGGGGCTACGCCCTATCCCGCAAAGAAATGGCCGGGCGCAATCTTCTCATGTTTCTCATCGTGTTCACCATGTTCTTCAGCGGCGGCATGATTCCGACTTATATCATCATCAAGAAATTGGGGATGGTGGATACGATGTGGGCGCTGTTCGTGCCCTCCGCCGTATCGGCGTATTACGTCATCGTGGTGCGGACGTTCTTCCAGAACACGCTGCCGGAGGAAATGTTCGAATCGGCCAAGGTGGATGGCTGCTCGACATTCCGCTTCTTCTTCCAAATGGCGGTTCCTCTTTCGGCCCCCATTATCGCGGTCATGGCTTTGTTTACCGCCGTGTCCC contains:
- a CDS encoding carbohydrate ABC transporter permease, giving the protein MAKTDAFDAVSRIARSRADKAFDYINYTLLSIFLLIVLYPLYFIVISSFSDPTAVNTGGVSLIPKGFTMEGYRIILNNNDVWRGYRNSLLYTVLNVVISLALMIPGGYALSRKEMAGRNLLMFLIVFTMFFSGGMIPTYIIIKKLGMVDTMWALFVPSAVSAYYVIVVRTFFQNTLPEEMFESAKVDGCSTFRFFFQMAVPLSAPIIAVMALFTAVSQWNSFFSALIYLHNAELYPLQLVLRGILISSQMSAHGSDAVVDPESIAEAQRYAELIKYALIMVASIPVLVLYPFLQRYFVKGMMIGSVKG